Proteins encoded within one genomic window of Bacteroides sedimenti:
- a CDS encoding low molecular weight protein-tyrosine-phosphatase, which produces MKKYRILFVCLGNICRSPLAEGIMQSYLERESMESQIEVDSAGILSIHRGELPDPRMRAHASRRGYNLVSRSRPVVTDDFDKFDLILGMDDRNIDDLKDLAPSIEAQQKIRRMADFCRNIPADHVPDPFFGGASGFERVLDILEDACEGLLEHLKKKLKD; this is translated from the coding sequence ATGAAGAAATATAGAATCCTGTTTGTTTGTCTTGGAAATATCTGCCGTTCTCCACTGGCAGAGGGTATAATGCAAAGTTACCTGGAAAGGGAAAGTATGGAAAGCCAGATTGAGGTCGACTCGGCCGGCATTCTGAGTATTCACCGCGGTGAACTGCCCGACCCCCGCATGCGTGCCCATGCAAGCAGACGCGGATATAATCTGGTAAGCCGCTCTAGACCGGTGGTGACTGACGACTTCGACAAATTCGACCTAATTCTGGGAATGGACGACCGCAATATTGATGACCTCAAAGATCTGGCTCCCTCTATTGAGGCACAGCAAAAAATTCGCAGGATGGCAGATTTCTGCAGAAATATCCCGGCAGACCATGTGCCCGACCCCTTTTTCGGCGGTGCATCCGGCTTTGAACGAGTGCTGGATATTTTGGAAGATGCCTGCGAAGGGTTATTGGAACATTTAAAAAAGAAGCTGAAGGATTAA